One window of Penaeus chinensis breed Huanghai No. 1 chromosome 3, ASM1920278v2, whole genome shotgun sequence genomic DNA carries:
- the LOC125040292 gene encoding extensin-like, with protein MFISAPNPVFYKHQHFKKNLCNLADLRPSKLNTPRPSAPFPPFCCSSHLSTPSNTRATPVYTLQHHIHTSLQPPTPDPHQSTPSNTRSTPVYTLQHHIHTSLHPPTPDPHQHTPSNTTSTPVYTLQHPMHTSLHPPTPETHQHTPSNTTSTPVYTLQHPIHTSLRPPTPHPHQSTPSNTTSTPLYALQHHILTSLHPPTPHPHQSTFSNTTSTPSIPSNTTSTPVNTLQHHIHTSQYPPTPHPHQSIPSNTTSTPSIPSNTTSTPVYTLQHHIHTSQYPPTPHPHQSTPSNTTSTPVYTLQHHIHTVNTLSNTTSTPVYTLQHHIHTIYTLEHPPHYTLQSRPSPSGLKLVFDIIICVASLLRA; from the exons atgtTTATTTCCGCACCTAATCCAGTTTTCTACAAACACCAACATTTCAAGAAGAACTTGTGTAACCTGGCTG ACTTACGCCCTTCGAAGCTGAACACTCCTCGTCCTTCTGCACCA TTTCCTCCATTCTGTTGTAGTTCCCACTTGTCTACGCCCTCCAACACCCGAGCCACACCAGTCTACACCCTCcaacaccacatccacaccaGTCTACAGCCTCCAACACCCGATCCACACCAGTCTACACCCTCCAACACCCGATCCACACCAGTTTACACCCTCcaacaccacatccacaccaGTCTACACCCTCCAACACCCGATCCACACCAGCATACACCCTCcaacaccacatccacaccaGTCTACACTCTCCAACACCCGATGCACACAAGTCTACACCCTCCAACACCCGAGACACACCAGCATACACCCTCcaacaccacatccacaccaGTCTACACTCTCCAACACCCGATCCACACCAGTTTACGCCCtccaacaccacacccacaccagtCTACACCCTCTAACACCACATCCACACCACTCTACGCCCTCCAACACCACATCCTCACCAGTCTACACCCTCcaacaccacatccacaccaGTCTACATTCTCcaacaccacatccacacca TCAATACCCTCcaacaccacatccacaccaGTCAATACCCTCcaacaccacatccacaccaGTCAATACCCTCcaacaccacatccacaccaGTCAATACCCTCcaacaccacatccacacca TCAATACCCTCcaacaccacatccacaccagtctacaccctccaacaccacatccacaccaGTCAATACCCTCcaacaccacatccacaccagtctacaccctccaacaccacatccacaccaGTCTACACCCTCCAACACCACATCCACACAGTCAATACCCTCTCcaacaccacatccacaccagtctacaccctccaacaccacatccacacca TCTACACCCTCGAACACCCACCACATTATACTTTGCAGTCGCGTCCCTCCCCGTCTGGCTTAAAGCTGGTGTTTGATATTATCATCTGCGTTGCTTCTCTCCTTAGGGCATAG
- the LOC125040299 gene encoding collagen alpha-4(IV) chain-like, which translates to MAVSPGSAMFTQCEEIIWPSGAGGGRRAVAGPNPPGPDPREKAESKGQRKPPEPKPPNRRGDPGRHGGKGPEGTATPPQSPGPDEAAPTCTRSHRPRPETEHGHPVPPTP; encoded by the exons ATGGCCGTGTCTCCTGGCAGTGCAATGTTTACGCAGTGTGAAGAAATTAT TTGGCCGAGCGGGGCGggtggcgggcggcgggcggtggCGGGCCCGAACCCCCCCGGACCGGACCCCAGGGAAAAAGCCGAGAGCAAAGGACAAAGAAAACCACCGGAGCCCAAACCCCCAAACCGAAGGGGCGACCCAGGGCGGCACGGCGGAAAGGGCCCGGAGGGCACGGCAACGCCCCCCCAGTCCCCGGGCCCCGACGAAGCCGCCCCCACCTGCACCAGAAGCCACCGACCTCGCCCGGAAACGGAACACGGACACCCCGTGCCCCCCACCCCGTAG